A window from Candidatus Nitrosotalea sinensis encodes these proteins:
- a CDS encoding NAD(P)/FAD-dependent oxidoreductase has protein sequence MAQEYEIIIVGGGPAGLSAGIFIARQKVSCLLISKDLGGQLNLIPKLENYPGTIMSSGPLLAKTLENQFLMFGGEMAYDTVEKIDESESGLIVKTTRSEYKAKAVVVSPGKVPNNLGVENESNFVNKGVHYCTKCDAPFYQGRTTAVIGVGAYLLESGILLSRMASKIYLIYKGGTLAGDKEMISAIEKKENIELVPQSSIKSLAGGNNLQTITILSNSGQEKTVNVDGLFIEMGSKINLDFIKHLVKINTKSEIEITSDGKTSHPAIFAAGDATSIPYKQIVAACSGGATAGLSAFNYVEKLKGKPGIRADWKKTIGDTVFHY, from the coding sequence TTGGCTCAAGAATATGAGATCATCATAGTAGGAGGAGGCCCAGCAGGATTATCTGCTGGCATATTCATAGCAAGACAAAAGGTGTCATGTCTCTTGATTTCAAAGGACTTGGGTGGGCAGCTAAATTTAATTCCGAAACTTGAAAATTATCCTGGTACCATAATGTCAAGTGGTCCCCTTCTTGCAAAAACCCTTGAGAATCAGTTTCTCATGTTTGGTGGAGAGATGGCATACGATACTGTTGAAAAAATCGACGAGTCAGAATCTGGTTTGATTGTAAAAACTACAAGATCAGAATACAAGGCAAAAGCAGTCGTTGTCTCACCAGGAAAAGTTCCAAATAACCTCGGTGTTGAAAATGAATCCAATTTTGTAAACAAGGGAGTGCACTATTGTACAAAATGTGATGCTCCATTTTATCAGGGAAGAACAACCGCAGTTATCGGTGTCGGAGCATATCTTTTAGAATCTGGAATATTACTTTCAAGAATGGCATCAAAGATTTATCTAATTTACAAGGGAGGGACACTGGCAGGAGACAAGGAGATGATATCAGCAATAGAAAAAAAAGAAAATATCGAGCTTGTTCCTCAATCCTCAATCAAATCCCTTGCAGGAGGAAACAATTTACAAACAATTACCATATTGAGTAATTCAGGTCAAGAAAAAACAGTAAATGTGGACGGATTGTTCATAGAAATGGGTTCAAAGATAAACTTGGATTTTATCAAACATTTGGTAAAGATAAACACCAAAAGTGAGATAGAGATAACAAGTGACGGAAAAACATCTCATCCTGCAATCTTTGCTGCAGGGGATGCAACAAGTATACCATACAAGCAGATTGTGGCTGCATGTTCAGGAGGAGCAACTGCTGGTCTTTCAGCATTTAACTATGTAGAAAAGCTCAAGGGCAAGCCAGGCATACGAGCAGATTGGAAAAAGACAATCGGCGATACAGTATTTCACTATTAA
- the lysS gene encoding lysine--tRNA ligase: MEEEQITIGRGTWIDKLADELVQREKTLGRKMDLLRVESGLGASGIPHIGSLGDAVRAYGVKLALENFGYKSELIAYSDDLDGLRKIPEGLPESLKEHLGKPVSFIPDPFGCHDSYGLHMSSILLDGLDKLGIKYKFQRGVDTYRNGLLKDQIHTILTNSQKIGKKIAEMVGQEKYQETLPYFPVCANCGRLYTATSYQYIAEEKKIKYRCIDATIGSKQLKGCGHDGIADITKDLGKLPWKVEFAARWHAFDIRFEAYGKDIMDSVKVNDWVAEDILNFPAPTHVKYEMFLDKGGKKISKSLGNVLTSQAWLRYGTPKTILLLLYKRITGAREVGIDDIPSLMEEYNELENIYFGKTKVDNVAKLTRSKGLYEYVNLLNPPKSPAPYVNYRLLIQLCKIFRENRIALVTKKLVEYGTIKESGPEIENLITLAGNYADDYDNPTKVEVQLDNISRQALGQLVKILGSEDEPSDLQNTIYQIAKDSGMQPKDLFKMLYQIILASDRGPKIGPLILDIGRKKVADSITGYL; this comes from the coding sequence ATGGAAGAAGAGCAAATAACAATTGGCAGAGGAACGTGGATAGACAAACTTGCAGATGAACTTGTGCAGAGAGAAAAAACCCTTGGGAGAAAAATGGACTTGCTAAGAGTGGAAAGCGGTCTTGGGGCATCAGGCATACCACATATCGGGAGCCTTGGAGATGCAGTACGAGCATATGGCGTAAAACTTGCTCTTGAAAATTTTGGATACAAATCTGAATTGATTGCATACTCTGATGACCTTGACGGTCTCCGTAAAATTCCAGAAGGATTGCCAGAGTCTCTAAAAGAACATCTTGGCAAACCAGTATCATTTATCCCAGATCCATTTGGGTGCCATGACTCATACGGACTACACATGAGTAGCATACTCTTAGATGGGCTGGACAAACTTGGAATCAAATACAAGTTCCAGCGAGGTGTAGATACTTATCGAAATGGATTGCTAAAAGACCAGATTCACACAATACTGACAAACAGCCAGAAAATTGGTAAAAAAATAGCAGAGATGGTAGGACAAGAAAAATACCAAGAGACCCTACCATATTTTCCGGTGTGTGCAAATTGCGGCAGACTGTATACAGCAACATCATATCAGTACATTGCAGAAGAAAAAAAGATCAAGTACAGATGCATCGATGCAACCATAGGCTCAAAGCAACTCAAGGGGTGTGGACATGATGGAATAGCAGACATTACAAAGGATTTGGGCAAGCTTCCATGGAAGGTAGAATTTGCTGCAAGGTGGCACGCATTTGATATTAGATTTGAGGCATACGGTAAGGATATTATGGATTCAGTAAAAGTAAACGATTGGGTGGCAGAAGATATTTTGAATTTCCCTGCACCAACTCATGTAAAATATGAAATGTTTCTTGACAAGGGCGGAAAAAAGATATCAAAATCACTTGGAAACGTCCTGACATCACAGGCATGGCTCAGATACGGAACCCCAAAAACAATTCTATTGTTGCTTTACAAGAGAATTACAGGAGCTAGAGAGGTTGGAATTGATGATATTCCAAGCCTCATGGAAGAATACAATGAACTTGAGAACATCTACTTTGGAAAGACCAAGGTGGACAATGTTGCCAAGCTAACAAGATCTAAAGGATTGTATGAATACGTCAATCTGTTAAATCCTCCAAAGTCACCAGCCCCATATGTTAACTATAGGCTTTTAATTCAACTCTGTAAGATATTTAGAGAAAATAGAATTGCACTTGTCACCAAGAAACTTGTAGAATACGGTACAATAAAAGAATCAGGCCCAGAGATTGAAAATTTGATAACACTTGCAGGAAATTATGCCGATGACTATGACAACCCGACAAAAGTAGAAGTCCAATTAGACAACATCTCAAGACAAGCACTAGGCCAACTTGTAAAAATACTTGGTTCAGAAGATGAACCTTCAGATCTGCAAAATACGATATATCAGATTGCAAAAGATAGTGGAATGCAACCAAAAGACTTGTTTAAAATGTTATACCAGATAATACTTGCATCAGACAGAGGTCCCAAGATTGGACCGTTGATACTTGACATTGGGCGAAAAAAAGTGGCCGACTCTATTACAGGATACCTCTAA
- a CDS encoding phosphatidylserine/phosphatidylglycerophosphate/cardiolipin synthase family protein — translation MKTVTERIEKTDIVQDLNDNSKLLSQLTDVLSVLSKDDALTIFQMAEEGIRSEIDTPTRIGLTKKQYYTRLKQLVDLGLITKRNETYTQTAFGRVVYQKHIIGLTNNIKNSKYLQMVDVLKSDPKFSDKDIMNFISKVEPQISQDLSDGATKTSTVTTEYEDMVRKILEIIEFAQKEILLITRFQNDLIVNAILKKANTGVNVKVLADINLVENYFEAGMIKSDKNKSEREKVVSNPYYPSRIDRRYVQVPFCAIITDSKHVGLEIADLTESKKFKMAIFADDANLAESISTTFSGLWHKSSKEHPKIIQKSIKN, via the coding sequence ATGAAGACAGTTACAGAAAGAATAGAAAAAACAGACATAGTGCAGGATTTAAACGATAATTCCAAACTATTATCACAGTTAACTGATGTATTATCAGTCTTATCAAAAGATGATGCTTTAACAATCTTCCAGATGGCAGAAGAAGGAATCAGGTCAGAAATTGACACCCCTACAAGAATAGGCCTTACAAAGAAACAGTACTATACAAGACTAAAACAACTAGTAGATCTAGGATTAATTACAAAACGCAATGAAACATACACACAGACTGCATTTGGCAGAGTTGTATATCAAAAACATATCATTGGGCTTACAAACAATATCAAAAATTCAAAATATCTCCAGATGGTGGATGTGCTAAAATCAGATCCAAAGTTCAGCGACAAGGACATCATGAATTTCATATCAAAAGTGGAACCACAAATTAGTCAGGATCTTTCAGATGGTGCAACAAAAACATCCACAGTTACAACAGAATACGAAGACATGGTAAGAAAGATTTTAGAAATTATAGAATTTGCACAAAAAGAAATACTTCTCATCACAAGATTCCAAAACGACCTAATTGTGAATGCAATATTGAAAAAAGCAAACACCGGAGTAAATGTCAAGGTACTAGCAGACATCAACCTCGTAGAAAATTATTTTGAGGCAGGGATGATAAAATCAGACAAGAATAAGAGTGAGCGAGAAAAAGTTGTTTCCAACCCATATTACCCATCAAGAATAGACAGAAGATATGTTCAAGTTCCATTCTGTGCCATTATAACAGACAGTAAACACGTGGGATTAGAAATCGCAGATTTAACCGAGTCAAAAAAATTCAAGATGGCAATCTTTGCAGATGATGCAAACCTTGCAGAGTCAATATCTACCACATTTAGTGGCTTGTGGCATAAATCAAGTAAAGAACATCCAAAAATAATTCAAAAGTCAATTAAAAATTAG
- a CDS encoding PPOX class F420-dependent oxidoreductase: MSSDKLGQFRNAKCINLETYRKNGQAVQTPVWYVIDNDVIYVATPATTGKIKRLTVNKHVRIVPCNFRGDPKGDWIEATAYFANKSESEKAIALRKKKYGLMARLIQIAVYKKGTPVVFGIKI; the protein is encoded by the coding sequence ATGTCATCTGACAAACTGGGGCAATTTCGTAATGCCAAATGCATTAATCTTGAGACATACAGAAAAAATGGCCAGGCAGTACAAACACCTGTATGGTATGTCATAGATAATGATGTCATCTACGTGGCAACGCCTGCTACTACTGGAAAGATAAAACGTTTGACTGTCAACAAGCATGTCAGAATTGTCCCCTGTAATTTCAGAGGAGATCCTAAAGGTGACTGGATTGAGGCAACGGCTTATTTTGCAAACAAATCAGAATCTGAAAAGGCAATTGCACTTCGCAAGAAAAAATATGGTCTGATGGCAAGACTCATACAAATTGCTGTATACAAAAAAGGCACTCCTGTCGTATTTGGAATCAAAATCTGA
- a CDS encoding MarR family winged helix-turn-helix transcriptional regulator, whose product MTRYDFENSIGFVVNATAKAFQRSFDVELRKNVGVTLSQWRVVWALMTQPGLTQKELADKVGIEGATLVPIIDKMEKENLLKRKPDSNDRRANRIYLMPKSDSLWESMMDCAIKIRKSSTKNISDDEVRITLETLRKISKNLMTFSELDAIQTKKSNRTG is encoded by the coding sequence ATGACTAGATATGATTTTGAAAACAGCATTGGGTTTGTCGTTAATGCAACTGCAAAGGCGTTTCAACGCTCTTTTGATGTAGAATTGAGAAAAAATGTTGGAGTTACGCTTAGCCAGTGGCGTGTAGTCTGGGCATTGATGACTCAACCAGGCCTAACGCAAAAAGAATTGGCAGATAAGGTGGGAATCGAAGGTGCTACACTTGTTCCAATCATTGACAAGATGGAAAAGGAAAACTTGCTCAAAAGAAAACCAGATTCAAATGATAGGAGAGCAAACCGTATCTACTTGATGCCAAAGTCTGATTCACTGTGGGAGTCTATGATGGATTGTGCCATCAAGATACGCAAATCTTCTACAAAAAATATCTCTGATGATGAGGTACGGATAACACTTGAAACGTTACGCAAAATTTCAAAAAACTTGATGACTTTTTCAGAACTTGACGCAATCCAGACAAAAAAATCCAATAGGACTGGATAA
- a CDS encoding AAA family ATPase: protein MIMIICGLPGVGKSTLANKIAPRINAVILSSDKIRKEIFQNPTYSAFERKLVYDIMTIIAKYLNDIRISCILDATFNKEESRVTIKEKLGLEDRDFQIIECTCPENIAISRLESRKNDYSDATSEIYYKMKKIYEPVSLPHITIDTTIPIETNIEKVLKYIQ from the coding sequence ATGATAATGATAATTTGTGGCCTTCCAGGAGTTGGAAAGAGTACATTAGCAAACAAAATTGCACCAAGGATTAATGCAGTCATCTTGTCTTCAGACAAAATTAGAAAAGAGATATTTCAAAATCCAACATATTCAGCATTTGAAAGAAAATTAGTTTATGACATAATGACAATTATTGCAAAATACCTCAATGATATAAGAATAAGTTGTATTTTAGATGCAACTTTTAACAAGGAAGAATCAAGAGTTACCATAAAAGAAAAACTAGGTCTGGAGGACAGAGATTTTCAAATCATAGAATGTACCTGTCCTGAAAACATAGCAATATCAAGATTAGAATCTCGTAAAAACGACTATTCAGATGCAACTAGTGAGATATATTATAAAATGAAAAAGATCTACGAACCTGTTAGTTTACCACATATTACAATAGATACAACGATACCCATAGAGACAAACATAGAAAAAGTTCTAAAATACATCCAGTAA
- a CDS encoding response regulator, with amino-acid sequence MKNIGNLKTVLVVDDNHDVLSLLVELLELKKFQVIGTANNGKEAVALYEKLHPDITFLDVIMPEADGIYALSMIRKINPEAVVVMVTTDLSQDTADQIEDLRANAVIYKPFDIDNLVQTVREIESGMHYTIRYTD; translated from the coding sequence ATGAAAAATATTGGAAATTTAAAAACTGTTCTTGTAGTGGATGATAATCATGATGTTCTGTCATTGCTTGTTGAACTATTGGAATTAAAGAAATTCCAAGTTATCGGAACTGCAAATAATGGAAAAGAAGCTGTAGCACTTTATGAGAAACTTCATCCTGACATTACATTTCTTGATGTAATAATGCCTGAAGCTGACGGAATTTATGCTCTTTCAATGATTAGAAAAATAAATCCAGAGGCAGTAGTAGTTATGGTAACTACAGACCTCTCACAAGACACTGCAGACCAAATTGAGGATCTTAGGGCAAATGCTGTAATCTACAAACCCTTTGACATTGATAATCTGGTGCAAACTGTGCGAGAGATTGAATCTGGCATGCATTATACAATTAGATATACTGATTGA
- the dps gene encoding DNA protection during starvation protein — protein sequence MVKEPNVVGVKVLEQNGVNVKELIKALVYNASVEFTAYYYFTNLRAHCVGMEGEALKGIIEDARLEDLSHFESCLSRIYELGGKLPLDAQEFIKMSGCEFLQLPTNPIDTKAILEKCLKAEQGAIVNWNKVCLMTHGKDPATYDVAKDILREEIEHEAWFLELLYSRPSGHMRRKFPGERPHTQKHSRALG from the coding sequence ATGGTCAAAGAACCAAACGTAGTAGGAGTAAAAGTACTAGAACAAAATGGTGTAAATGTAAAAGAACTGATAAAGGCACTAGTTTACAATGCATCAGTAGAGTTTACTGCATACTATTACTTCACAAATCTTAGAGCTCATTGCGTGGGCATGGAAGGCGAGGCACTAAAGGGAATAATTGAAGATGCTAGATTAGAGGATTTGAGTCACTTTGAATCCTGCTTGTCAAGAATCTACGAACTTGGTGGAAAACTCCCACTTGATGCGCAAGAATTTATCAAGATGTCAGGTTGTGAATTCTTACAACTTCCGACAAATCCGATAGACACAAAAGCAATCTTGGAAAAATGCCTCAAGGCAGAACAAGGGGCAATTGTGAACTGGAACAAGGTTTGTCTTATGACACATGGAAAAGATCCTGCCACATATGATGTTGCAAAAGATATTCTAAGAGAAGAGATTGAACACGAGGCATGGTTTTTGGAATTACTTTATTCAAGACCATCAGGTCACATGAGAAGAAAATTCCCCGGAGAAAGGCCTCATACCCAGAAACATTCACGAGCTCTGGGATAA
- a CDS encoding MFS transporter, which yields MTQSRQKNPIGLDKMKISQSNTDGLQEKIPSSAWKTLAILSLIATMVMYAETMLVPAIPDLIKDFHISYGMSSWILTTYLIAGAIMTPITGKLSDIYGRKKILLIVMGIYALGVSLGGFVTDIYQMLAIRIIQGIGMSMFPIAFGIIRELFPRSKLAIGQGIITSMFAAGAVIGLVAGGHLIQNFGWHATFFSIIPIVLSLLVIIMRFIHVDDSHLQLNGINVSKNKIDVQGAITLAISISAFLMALTMVENNDSSNLVTIPGVVTIGIVYMVLFIMIERRSSAPLVNLKILANKIILPANIMVMIVGLSMFMVFQTIPVLIRSPTPLGFGENPLMTTNVQLPFAIVLLIFGPTSGFIISKLGSIKPIIAGSIISAIGFTNLYLNHSTELLVSVNLAVLSTGLSLTNVGAMNVIMLSTPKTDVGASLGMSTLIRIVGASVGPAIAAMYMQTNKTSLPGISGTFPTSDSYNLIFLTATIISCASVMLSLVLYKQLKKSKILD from the coding sequence TTGACGCAATCCAGACAAAAAAATCCAATAGGACTGGATAAGATGAAAATTTCGCAATCAAACACTGATGGTCTTCAGGAAAAAATCCCTTCTTCTGCATGGAAGACACTTGCAATTCTGAGTCTAATTGCAACAATGGTCATGTATGCAGAGACGATGCTAGTTCCAGCAATTCCTGATCTTATCAAAGATTTCCACATATCTTATGGTATGTCCTCTTGGATTTTGACTACTTATCTGATTGCAGGTGCAATAATGACTCCAATTACAGGTAAGCTCTCTGACATCTATGGAAGAAAAAAGATCTTGCTCATTGTAATGGGAATATATGCACTTGGCGTGTCACTTGGAGGATTTGTAACTGATATCTATCAAATGCTTGCAATACGCATCATTCAGGGGATAGGAATGTCGATGTTTCCAATAGCCTTTGGGATAATCCGGGAATTGTTTCCCAGAAGCAAGCTTGCAATAGGCCAGGGCATAATAACCTCAATGTTTGCCGCAGGTGCTGTAATAGGACTTGTTGCCGGAGGCCATCTGATACAAAACTTTGGCTGGCACGCTACTTTCTTCTCTATAATACCAATTGTATTGTCATTATTGGTGATAATTATGCGATTTATACACGTGGATGATTCACATCTTCAACTAAATGGTATCAATGTATCTAAAAACAAAATTGATGTACAAGGGGCAATAACGCTTGCAATTTCAATTAGCGCATTTTTAATGGCATTGACAATGGTTGAAAACAATGATTCATCCAATCTAGTTACTATACCTGGAGTAGTAACAATTGGCATTGTCTACATGGTGTTATTCATAATGATAGAAAGAAGATCAAGTGCACCACTTGTAAATCTGAAAATACTTGCAAACAAAATAATTCTGCCTGCAAACATTATGGTGATGATTGTAGGATTGTCCATGTTTATGGTATTTCAAACAATACCTGTACTCATACGAAGCCCTACACCGCTAGGCTTTGGAGAAAATCCATTGATGACAACTAATGTACAATTACCATTTGCAATTGTGCTTTTGATCTTTGGACCAACCTCTGGTTTTATCATATCAAAGCTTGGCTCAATAAAACCCATAATCGCAGGAAGTATCATCAGCGCAATAGGCTTTACAAATTTGTATCTCAATCACTCTACTGAGTTGCTAGTCTCTGTCAACCTTGCAGTATTGTCAACAGGTCTATCTCTTACAAATGTGGGAGCTATGAATGTGATAATGCTCTCTACTCCAAAAACTGATGTTGGCGCATCCCTTGGAATGAGTACGCTGATAAGAATAGTTGGTGCTTCAGTGGGTCCTGCAATAGCAGCAATGTATATGCAAACCAACAAGACATCACTTCCTGGAATTTCCGGTACGTTTCCTACCTCTGATTCGTACAACCTGATCTTTCTTACTGCCACCATAATATCATGTGCATCTGTAATGTTATCTCTTGTATTGTACAAACAGTTGAAAAAATCAAAAATCCTGGATTAA
- a CDS encoding UbiA family prenyltransferase, giving the protein MIKSRTIVYGFALASLGTFLISSGMQIPDFFTLSKLTLSVYFLALATYLYNDLTDYDVDEVNDRNTMSSKKTYRNQIMYATTGFFVFSTSMAFWINMQTGIAALVFLGLAIAYSHPKIHLKNMFVIKTIVTALGGFIASMMGAFATQNISYFALASSTIVFLIYFINGPLNDIRDLEGDKKGGRRTIPIVIGVKKSFMVVIGSILSIAMLILAGHYFLGMHMIGAILGLMVCGYLVMKIGKLTRNYSDKKSMNKTRTSVRNSIFTIQGSILVGLILSQMFIPNF; this is encoded by the coding sequence ATGATAAAATCTAGGACTATAGTCTATGGGTTTGCTTTAGCATCTCTTGGTACTTTTCTCATCTCATCTGGTATGCAAATTCCTGATTTCTTTACATTGTCTAAACTTACATTATCTGTGTATTTTCTTGCGTTGGCCACTTATCTCTATAATGACCTTACCGACTATGACGTAGATGAAGTAAATGATCGTAATACTATGAGTTCAAAGAAAACATACCGAAATCAGATAATGTATGCAACAACAGGTTTCTTTGTATTTTCTACATCTATGGCATTTTGGATAAACATGCAAACTGGAATTGCAGCACTAGTATTTCTTGGATTGGCCATTGCATACTCGCACCCTAAAATTCATTTGAAAAACATGTTTGTAATAAAAACAATTGTTACTGCACTTGGAGGGTTTATAGCTTCTATGATGGGTGCCTTTGCAACACAAAATATCTCTTATTTTGCATTGGCTTCCTCCACCATTGTATTCTTGATATATTTCATAAATGGACCTCTTAATGATATTCGGGACTTGGAAGGTGACAAAAAGGGTGGCAGAAGGACTATTCCTATTGTAATTGGTGTTAAGAAAAGCTTTATGGTTGTAATAGGTTCTATATTGTCAATTGCTATGTTAATTCTGGCAGGTCATTATTTTCTAGGTATGCATATGATCGGTGCTATTTTGGGATTAATGGTGTGTGGTTATCTTGTAATGAAAATTGGAAAACTGACTAGAAATTACTCTGATAAAAAGAGTATGAATAAAACAAGAACCAGCGTAAGAAATAGTATTTTTACTATTCAAGGCTCTATTCTTGTGGGCTTGATCCTAAGTCAGATGTTTATACCTAATTTTTAA
- a CDS encoding Lrp/AsnC ligand binding domain-containing protein has translation MNEAFVLLNVDYKHQQNIIDAAKKIPIAKAVKTTYGVYDVLVILESNNMQDIKTAIDVDLHKINGINNITSLIAVN, from the coding sequence GTGAACGAAGCCTTTGTTCTTTTAAATGTCGATTATAAACATCAGCAAAACATAATCGATGCAGCTAAAAAAATCCCAATAGCAAAAGCGGTAAAAACAACTTATGGTGTGTATGATGTTTTGGTAATTTTGGAATCAAATAACATGCAAGATATCAAAACTGCAATAGACGTGGATTTGCACAAGATCAATGGCATAAACAACATCACATCTCTTATTGCAGTAAACTAA
- a CDS encoding CARDB domain-containing protein has translation MSTSKNVTCLFFAFALVLIMSHPAYALQSSMIDPNLQITLDYPDTVKPGENLVISTITKATSDQISNITLAVSSPGLYTTNNTCSLAKLAKDSTFGNNFEMKIKNDMPDGTFVVNMQATYFIKGLFDANPVKDTFAQAFRISVQSSPIISFDIQSPSNVFSGEPFSIKGTVKNQGATAQNLQIVVYSQDVNLDGRKSLLLSSLDSGKSSDFEFIVSTPKDLDIPTHATIYINGTYLDESNKTHSIQDSISMFARHRGMMEIGDANGIWLGDFFIAPVVGVGTIVSSAIGFFIFLWHYRNKKKSKKTKKAKS, from the coding sequence TTGTCTACATCTAAAAATGTCACATGCCTGTTTTTTGCATTTGCTTTAGTTTTGATCATGTCACATCCTGCATATGCCTTGCAAAGCAGCATGATAGACCCGAATTTGCAGATAACATTGGATTATCCTGATACAGTAAAACCTGGAGAAAACCTTGTCATATCAACAATAACAAAGGCAACATCAGACCAGATCTCAAACATAACCCTTGCAGTATCATCCCCTGGACTATACACGACAAACAATACTTGCAGTCTTGCAAAACTTGCAAAAGATTCCACCTTTGGTAATAACTTTGAAATGAAAATAAAAAATGACATGCCAGATGGAACCTTTGTCGTCAACATGCAGGCAACATATTTCATCAAAGGCTTGTTTGATGCAAATCCAGTCAAGGATACATTTGCACAGGCTTTTAGAATAAGCGTTCAATCAAGTCCAATCATAAGTTTTGATATCCAATCTCCTAGCAACGTATTCTCAGGAGAACCATTTTCCATAAAAGGTACTGTGAAAAATCAGGGTGCTACGGCTCAGAATTTACAGATCGTTGTATACTCTCAAGATGTCAATTTAGATGGTAGAAAATCATTGTTGTTATCAAGTCTTGATTCTGGAAAAAGTTCTGATTTTGAATTTATTGTGAGCACCCCAAAAGATCTTGACATACCAACTCATGCAACAATTTACATCAATGGAACATATCTTGACGAGTCCAACAAGACGCATTCAATACAAGATTCCATTAGCATGTTTGCAAGACATAGAGGAATGATGGAAATTGGAGATGCAAATGGCATATGGCTTGGTGACTTTTTCATAGCACCTGTAGTAGGCGTCGGTACCATTGTATCAAGTGCCATAGGCTTTTTCATATTCTTGTGGCACTATAGAAACAAGAAGAAATCAAAAAAGACAAAGAAAGCAAAATCATAG